The Prosthecobacter fusiformis genome segment ATTATTCACCTTGGTGACCCAATATTTGATGCCGTTATTCCCGGCCTCCTCCACCTTCCATTCCCAGGTGAGGTCAAAATTGGTGTACTCTTTTTCAGACAGCAGATTGCCACCGCCGGTGCCATTGAGGTGGAGTTCACCGTTTTCCACCACCCAGCCTGCGCCGGGCTTGGCACCATCCGGCCCGGTCCAGCCGGCCAGGGTTTTGCCATCAAAGAGGGACACCGCATCTGCGGCGATGAGAGGGGCTGCGCCGAGGGCGAGCAGGAGGACGAACAAAGGGGCTTTCATAGGGTTGGGAACGGGCATTTTAGAGATAGGAAGGCGGCTGGCAAGCGATGAGCACAGCCACTTCCCCTCCCCAAAACGTAAAATTTCACCTGCTCTGTGCAAGAGTCTGGCTAAGCTACCAAAAAACATGGTCACAGAGGAGACGCCCCCCGCATCATCCACGCCCCCGTGGGAGGCCAAAAAAGCGCCTTCGAAGCGCGGCCTGGCCCGTAAAATCATCCTCTGGGGCAGCGCCATCGGCGTCCTGGCCCTCGTCATCTATGGGCTGAAACCCCGGCCCGTGGAGGTGGAGCTGGCGGAAGTACGCCGCGCCCCGCTGACCGTGCACGTCATGGAGGAGGGGAAAACCCGCATCCGCAACCGCTACATCGTGGCCGCCCCCGTCACCGGCAGCATGCGCCGCGTGACGCTGAAAGCGGGCGATGCCGTCACCGCCGGGGAGACCGTGCTCACCAGCATCGAGCCCGGCATCGCCCCCCTGCTGGATGCCCGCAGCCAGGCCCAGACAGAGGCCCGCATCGCCTCGGCCGAGGCCTCCCTCAGCCAGGCGGAGCAGTCCCTGGAGATGACGCGCACCGCGGCCCGCTTTGCCCAGACGAACTGGGACCGCGTGAAAGGCACCGCTGCCGCCGCCAGCATCTCCGCCAATGATCGCGACAACATCGAGCGCGAGGCCCTGATGCGCCAGCGGGAGGTGCGCGCGCAGGAATTCGCCATCCAGGTGGCCACCTATGAGCTCACCGCCGCCAAGGCCGCCCTCATCCAGATGAATACCCCCGGCAGCACCGGCCAGCCCATCGAGGTGCGCGCCCCCGTCAGCGGCCGCGTCCTGCGGGTGGACCAGGAAAGCGCGCAGATCATCGCCGCAGGCACCGCCATCTTAGAGATCGGCGACCCCACAGACCTCGAGATCGAAGCCGAAATCCTCTCCCGCGATGCCGTCACCATCCGCCCCGGTGCCCCCGTGAGTGTGGAGCAATGGGGTGGCGATGCCCCCCTGAAGGCCACCGTCCGCCTCGTGGAGCCCGCTGCCTTCACCAAGGTCTCCGCCCTGGGTGTGGAGGAGCAGCGCGTCATCGTCCTATGCGACCTGGACCCCGCCGCCGCCAAAACCACCGCCCTGGGCGACCGCTACCGCGTGGAAGTACGCGTGGCCATCTGGCATGAGGACGACGTCTTGCAAGTGCCCAGCGGAGCCCTCTTCCGTGAAGGCTCCGCCTGGAAAACCTTTTTGTTAGACCAGGACCGCGCCAAAAACATCCCCGTGGAAACCGGCCG includes the following:
- a CDS encoding efflux RND transporter periplasmic adaptor subunit, with protein sequence MVTEETPPASSTPPWEAKKAPSKRGLARKIILWGSAIGVLALVIYGLKPRPVEVELAEVRRAPLTVHVMEEGKTRIRNRYIVAAPVTGSMRRVTLKAGDAVTAGETVLTSIEPGIAPLLDARSQAQTEARIASAEASLSQAEQSLEMTRTAARFAQTNWDRVKGTAAAASISANDRDNIEREALMRQREVRAQEFAIQVATYELTAAKAALIQMNTPGSTGQPIEVRAPVSGRVLRVDQESAQIIAAGTAILEIGDPTDLEIEAEILSRDAVTIRPGAPVSVEQWGGDAPLKATVRLVEPAAFTKVSALGVEEQRVIVLCDLDPAAAKTTALGDRYRVEVRVAIWHEDDVLQVPSGALFREGSAWKTFLLDQDRAKNIPVETGRTDGKWTQVLKGLQPGDRVLLQPPDIVADGSQVIERQ